Part of the Pseudoliparis swirei isolate HS2019 ecotype Mariana Trench chromosome 3, NWPU_hadal_v1, whole genome shotgun sequence genome, cagaagaggagtcgtcaTGCTCAGAGCTCAGGTACCCGTCACTCCGCCGGTCAGGGGTGCTGCACCCGGAGCCGCGCGACGCTGTGCGCTGAATCTGCGGGAAGGACGGGGACAGCCGGCCGTCGTCGCCGGAGTCAAAGTCCCTGCTGTTGCGTAAAGGCCGCCGGGCGTCCCGGTAGCCACCGGGCGTCCTCTGGTTGTCCCTCCCGGCGGCCTTTGGTGCCAGCAAGTTATTCCTGACGAAATTCTCATTCAGCTCCTTATCTTCGTATTCCCGGTCGCCGTCCACCTCGTTATCATTCGGTTGACGGACGGCAGCAGGAGCCGCGTCCCGTTGCTGAACGCTGGGTTTCCGCGGCGGCACCGGGATGGGGACGGGCTTGCCGAACCTGCCGCGCTCCCGCCCGAAGGAGCTCAGCACGCCCGCCGCGTTACCTGCCGCGTGGAGCTTCACGCCCCCGGGGTCGGGCACCTTGGTCCTCTGCCCGTCGCCCTCGTCCTCGCGCCGCTGCTGTCCCCGAGCGTCCCCCGTCTTGCAAAAGCCGAACGAGTCCGCGTTTAAGTTTTCATCTTTGCCGCGAAGCCTCCGCGGCTCGTGTCGCTTCTGTAGGGCCATGGTGGTCTGCAGGTAAATCACCTTGAATTTTTCCTCCGCCAGCGCCTTCTGGAGCCTCTTCAGGTTGGTCTTACTCGTCTCCAGCTCTGACTCGATGTCATCAACCGAGTTCAAGTCCATGTGAGGGACTTTACCATCGGGGAACTCGTTCCTCCAGTGTTTGGCAAATTCCTCCTGTTCCCACATATCGATGTTAAAATCGGGCTTTCCGCCAGCCGCAGTCCCGCAAAGAAACTGTCCTGTGTCTGCGCCTCTTCTCCGACAGTCAGCCGGGTGTCCGTCGCATTTATTCACCTTCCTCTGCttcgaagaaagaaaaagaaaacagtctTTCAATATGAACTGGACCGTTTTCTGACCATCTTCACACCCCGGGCGTGCACCGTGAGTGATGCGGATAACAAGTTTGTCACTCCGCTGAAAAGTTTCGAGACTTCCTGGATTGAAACgtgctgccttcaggtgctGCTCGGACAAGAGAGTTGTCTATATAATTGTATGTCGGTAAAAgcagatgtttgtttttcttttaaaggacAAACTAAAACAAACGCACATTGTTCCTTTTAACTTCAACATTTCAAAATCCCCCAAGATACATGTTATACTTTCTGCTAGAATGCAAAATGTGTTGTAGGTTAAATGTGTAATATAGAATACATGAGAAAAGgcaggttaaaatacaaacaacacaatagataattaaattaaaacgcAATATTAATTGTCTCAACATCTTTGATTTAGATGCTATTTTATGACAGTAACGTTCCTCGTGAAACGTTTAAACTGCCTCTATctctaaattaaatatatatcgtAGCCCACAATGAGTAAGATATACCACACAATATTCCAGCAAGGCCGAGATCCTCCTTGTGGCACTGGCACCACGTGGCAAACGTGTGGCAAGCATCAGTCAGGCGGCAGGACtttggcaagtctgtggcaggCGTCAGTCAGATGTCAGGCATGTGGCAAGCAATCGGCACTCGTTCAACACCCGTCAAGAAGCTGCCAAGCTGAACGGGTGGAGCCACATTTCCTGTTAACAGCCAATGTTGTTACGGCTGCAGTAAATCAGTTATATGATTGTAGtatggattttcttttcttcttcttttgtcaaTACCAAATAAGTGTACAAATATACTTTTAGTAGACGTATTACTTACAATACTGCTATACTGTAatgaatatttgttttcttctacaTTTCACTTCAtactattacacttatatactaGAATATGTATACCAGCCCTTTTTATGTTTAACATATCATACTGTTATACCACAATGATGATACTTTACTTTGAGGAGACTGTTGGTCGAAGCATAACACTGGAATAATGTTTCCACCTGGTAAACCTGAACATGCACGCCTCTCTTGAATGTAACAGCGATTATAACTATAGATTATAATTAACTGGAGGATCATATATTTTTTCTACAGGTAGATCTTAAACCATTGAATATAAACAGGGCCCATTGAAATCGGATGGGAAAAAGTAACTCAGCAAAAATGCAAATAAGTCCACCAATGTGTATTCAACAATTGCACATGTGCATTTTCAAAAAGTGTCAATAAGTGAcggcaaaatacatttaaatacatttaaatacatttaaactaaCATGTCCGGGGTGCCAAACGAGTCCCGTTCGCTCGCTGCTGTCCGGACGCCGCCACACGCTTGCCACTGCCGGTAATCGCACTCGATGTCCCCGCCGTGCGCAGAAATACCGAAATAATTCCTACAGCACTTGAATGCAACAAGTATTTGTGGAAGCAGTGAATTAATGTATCACTCTTCTTGAAATCAAGCAACCATCGTTTTCTTTCTGGTTAAATTAGAAAGTCGCTTTCATGTTCCCGTGGTGGGTTCAGGTCCACGCACTCCTCCATCATCCCTCTCATTGACCTTCGGCctccatttaaaaaacactccATACCTGCACACGCGCATGTCAGGCAACAGCGCGTGTCCCCACTCTCTTGCTTGTTTTGATTGATTTTATCGCTGCAGAATACTCTTTGGCTCAGCCTTTCCCCGCCCACTTGATTTGTGACACACCAGGTGAACACTTtacttttctgtttttaatttagcaaaggaaacatttgttttatttaacctTGAACGCTTTTGGTCAGTGATTTTCGTAGGAAGAAAATCAACCCAAACTCAGCTGCGTCCAGATACAAACTCGGTAAGCATCAGGGCTTCCAGTAAAAGTGGCGTGTCTacagaggagaaagaaggacAGAGAAGTGTAGGGCCTGGTTTGGATCCCCGCCCTGAACTGAAACATCATTCTTCTCAAAGCTTTCAGTATCATTGATCAGCACTTGGTGCAGGCCCGAGAGCCTCCGATTGGGTGAATAGATGGGAAAGGCTGGGCCGGGGTCATGAAGCTGAAACGCGCCTGATGTGACGTAGCAGGAAACGCATgacgttgtgtttgttgtgttcactGCACTCCGGCTTGTGGAATGCATCAGAGTAAACGCCTCGGCTCAGACAGCTCCGTGCAAAGAGAATGACctgattttcttcttctttgccaCACCCCTCGACCTGCGCGCGAGAGCCCTCCAGTTATGTTGTTGATTTGGATTCACTGGcgcagacaaacaaacagtcaTGTTCATCGTAGCATTTATGTCTACTCTTgaaatggtatatatatatacatattatatatatatatatacacatatacaaatacatatatatacacacatgtatatatactatatatagacagatatatacacacatacaaaatgatatatatatatatatatatatatatatatacggataGTAAGACgtcatgacagcagcaggtgaatgGTAAGGAGCTGCATTAGGCACCAGGAAACATCGTTTTTATACTGTAAGATTGTATGAAAGTAGGATaaagttgatttattttgtgtatatagttaatgtattaaataaaaatcagaagAAAGGAACGATACGATGTCACGTTATTTTGCGTAAGGAAACTCATTGTGTCTTGTtaatataaaactgaattattgaaggTTTTGGTTTGTTgcaagctcctgcaaattcagaataacagCACGTAGCAGCTGGAATATGAGTCTGAAAAGAAATATGTCTGCATCTCAAGTTTTGCTACACGTAtaacagaaataaatatatacatatatatatacatacatatatactagtgctgtgaaaaataacgcgttaactcagttaattcaattacaggtttaactagtttttttttttttacgcatttaacgcatgcgcagaatgagcttccaatccgtctgttgttggtggtcgggacgaaaaaaaagtaacttgcaaaatgagcttccaatacaccacttcaatctgaactctgtccgctctcatgcagacggtctgttcatcggtaatgatccttccgcaggttcacctccggaaaccttgttacgacttttacttcctgtagattaggggtctcaacacgtcgatcgcgacctgccagtcgatcgcggcgtagtgtctgtagatcgcatgacattaaagagattggcccgccccctgacatgttctctatagcacaggggtggccaaccagtcagagactaagagccacattttttactgtgtcaccgcaaagagccacatcagagggcggctttagctcagtgggggggaggccgcccacacacacacacacacacacatctcagttcaaccaaaagtccaaacaaaaaagaatataaataaatatagcgtttttctttttactATTACGTTGCATGGGACTTAGATTCCTTGCCTGGATCCTGCCTTTCTTCAAActggcttaattccgttgttACCGTGCGAGCAATTCCTTCATGggtgtcaatcagaacaggtgtccgaaaatcgTCGAAAAATGCGCCATGAATGCTGCATTATATGGCATTATGGGTAATCAAACGCCCAACCAAGTAAAAAGCCAGTCGGAAGATGAGGTTCGATATTCGATGCTTTCCCATGCAACTTTAACAACACCGTGCTGGCTGTGCGGCTGGAAAGCTGAAAGCGTCTAGCTTATGAACTAAGCTAGCCAGTAGTGCGGGCCATCTCAGCGTTCATGCAGCGCGCGTTCATGCAGTGTGTGCACATCTTGTATTCCGTAACGCTCATCTTGCTTGCGCACGGTTCATTACCCTCCATTCGGATCGAGAGTGGTTTCTTCTCCGCTTTGGCCTTTCAAAAAACCCCATGCGCTCCGCGTTTTTCATTGCGTTTTTGACACTTTGACGTAATGAACTGAAGAAACGCAACGACACTTCACAAATACgaaaatgaacaaaaaacaatatgaaCGTAGGCGAAGAGCTATGCTGCTCGCGAGTCAGAGATTGGCCACCTgcagcacgtctttgttcttttattaaactaaacgtctgttgttgatcgtatctccacagcagcatgtcatttctgtctcttcgcgttgcgttaacacttatcgatctccgtctcgcgcgccacagagctccgtgcgcgcgcatcgggaccgagcaaaaaaaaagtcacttgtccgggccggtgaggtttcagctttgcagcggtgtccccgccgtccctttcatcacggcccagttcatgaagaaaacccacacagtcagtttgcctcagcagctgctagaggaagactagaggcctttagattgtatcatggtggagttaatggttgacaaacaagagaaaatgttctgtttaaccctcctgttacctttacatttactaacatattttaccctctgggtcaatttgaccccagcaattaaaacctccagaaaattattagaattaatattgcttcccaagtttaagtgtgaggtactttatgtttgtttgttgacaacctaaatagccctttaaataaataaaaaagttgatatttcttatatgtttgacacagtgaaaaacagcctggggtcaaattgaccccaaagaacaccgacattaaacattgaatggggtcaaattgaccagaaaggtaacaggagggttaaacattctgtttaggatgaagatgtattaatgttccatatggaagaaaactgctaaataactgctgagttgcagcaccattgtatagaagaatgtataaatgtatatatccgtcttttgtcataaatctctatgttctcacaaaatataccgagaatatcggtaatatgtgattaatcatgattaatccacaaaatctgtgattaacccgattaaaaattttaatcgtttcacagccctaatatatacatatatacatatatattatatatatacacatacatatatatatatatatatatatgaggattCCAAATATCttttgaaaaacacatttgctgCATGGACATTCTTCCAGATATATTGAACACAAGGAACGTGCATGCATATTTGAATACAAGTGTACAGTTCAGGGTAACGTGACTGCATGCCGCCTGTCATGTATCGACGTACCGTGTGCAACTGGCTCCTCCGGTAAAAAACTTCTTTCAGTGGGCGtgtggcgccctctagtggctgcAGGTGCAACATTACATGACAGAGAGGACGTCAAAGCAACACAGTGTGAGAGTGCGCCTATAAACAATAGCATAGCACAGTGCAGAATAGCACTACATTTATTGATTGGGTCTTCTTACACAGGACTTAAGGACAGCAGATGTTACTCATCAGATGAATTGGTGGCACACAAAAATATGTTGCTCGTTAAAAGACCACAGCGATGAACTTTGACATGACAAATACGTCGGCTATATTAAAACGGACATATGATTTCCATTACTCAAGTACTATATTTCACTTTTGATTCAAACAAGTATATCAAAATAGACACAGGTATATTGTTATAAATACACGTTTCAAACTGCATCTCAATTGTTTAGGGGAACAGAACATACCCCATTTCATATCAAACTTATATCGTTATCCAGCACGTATAATCTACAAACTCCACTCCAAAGTTGTTGTGCAattctttgttttgtgtgtgtctaaaatATCTATTAAGGCAACGATAGGACAGCACCACAGATGTAACCGCTGGAGTTACAGGTAGGTAGTATCAAAGGCCACAAACACCCTCCCAAAgacattacaaatatataaaagaggGAGAACAACTACAGTTTTGGGTCAAAGGTTTCCGGTTATGATCCTGAGCAGAAATAGGAAATTTAAAGAGAGATGGTTAATGATTCATACATCACCAATGATCAGGCCTGGCccttaataatatataaaaaataaaaaaactttgttgatttaatgtaaatatatatatatatattttaaaataagtttCATAAATACTTAACACAGCAATATACTTCTTCAGATCTAAAGACATTTGTTCACAGCCTCACACACGTTCTTTGCATAGTTAATTATTGTATAGTAAACGCTTGGCAAGCTCAACCGATGTAAAAGACGGTTTAGTCATTACGTGAGGGGGAAGCTCTGTCATGTGCGAACAGGGCGCAGAATCTACACGCAGATCGCCGACCAGCGCTCTTGGTTCTCCTTTGGGCTCGCCCGCCCGTTTTCATACTTTTCCGATGGCGCTCGCCACCAAGGCTTCTCGCCCGGTGGTGACAAACGCCTGTTGTTTTTCGTAATAGGCGGCCTCGTTGATGAATGTGGGGTAGACGGTGCCCGAGCCTTGGTAGCGGATGGTCTTCCCATCAAacgtctggaacatggggtcaccGGGGTTCAGCGGCTCCCAGTCACAGTCCTGCaacaacaagtgtgtgtgtgtgtgtgtgtgtgtgtgtagggtaaAACAATACACTCTCACACTGACCAAAAGACGTCTCATTTCCTCTTTCTGCCCGTGGTGGGATAAACAGGCCGCTGAGGTGTTACCTGCAGATTGGGGTGCACCATGGCGATGATGTTTCCGTTGGCATCTCTGGGGTAGTCAACCCTCTCGAGGACCCGGAACACTTCCACCATACAGGGAGGGAACTCCATGCCTGAACAACACGCAGACAACAACACCCCCAGCATGGTGAGCGTCCTGCAACATCCTGTATTCCAGAAACTATTGAGGACACTGACGAATAATGGGAACAAAATGTTTCAACATAATTCCTTCTAGAAATAACAAAGATcatgaagagaaagaagaaagaatgttaaaaataaaaaactcaaataatcaacttcctgtctgctgtgattcccgagCTAACACTTTGATCTATGATCAACTGATCTGAAGAGAACTCAgggccctagtcgatgtgtccttgagcaagacacttaaccttgaattgctccccgtatgattgtaagtcgcttcggGTCAAGAGCGtcggctaaatgaaatgtaatttagGTTATATCcgaataatttaataaataaaaactagggctgtcagcgttaacgcgttaatctatgcgattaatttggccgcgttaacgcactaaaatattgtaacgcaattaacgcaatttttttattattttttttaatattatttttttaaccgcGGCACGTTTTCTTGaccgtgtttgtttttttattttaaacaaaataaggagaaataaaagtcaTAAATCAGTTAAGGATGAATCgtggtttcctcctcctcctcctctctcccctcctcccgtcctccctctTCCTACAGAGGAACGAAGAACGACGCGGTGTGAACCGACACGCGCGGGAAACAACTCGTCACACGTCCCTTCACCGTCAAAACAACTGTCAGTTGTCTTAAAACAcaacggggaaaaaacaaccaatgaacactcagtaaatcacaggCGACCTCCCACCTTTAGCAGTAGCtcatagcagcctgtcagtcagagaacgaGAGAACACGCAGCCTCATGATTGAGCTCATTTGAATGTTGATTGTGTTCTGAATGGTTTGTGTGGGTGTCGGAACGTGAAGACTTTTAAAAAagactttttttgtaaaatgtataaatgagcccagcctccagagggttacgTGACATAtattttgaatgtcagtcagttaccaagccACTGGTCTCTGCTGTTTTCTgtttaaagatgacaggaccacaatggggtcttttttttttatcatccacgatattaaatacctctggcactgtatatatgtaggcctttgaataaaaacaaagacCAGTGGAAAGAAACATGTTTCTGTTTTGACTGAAGGATGCCAATTCAGattctataaatataaaaaaccaATAATAAAACCATCTATGAGGCTATTGCtgtattttaaagtgtgtgtagttCATTTCAGATATACATTAAAGCTAACATGTCCTTTCTTTGAGTCCAAgttatgtttattgttatgcacctttcacagtcaaataaacaattcTGAGGTCAAGTCCCGTAAGGTTGTAATTAGGGTTTTATTACATGTGAGGAGTTCATCACTCCTTTATCTCCTTATCTATTCACCTGGAGTATCGGCATTGATCAGCTGTTGGCATATGATCATTTTGTTATCTTAAtgcaagaggaagaagaagaaaacggtCTCTCTGTCCAGTCTcaaatcactgtgtgtgtgtgttctttggcAGAGATTGGACCTTAGGTAAGTAACTACTAAGCTGCATTGATATGCAAGCGACAGCACACTAagcgaaagaaaaagagaaagaagaaggacgAGCAGTTTTCTCAGCGGAAGTCATTTCCAACTGTAAGAACAGTTCAATGTCTCTCGGCTAAACTTTCTTCATGCTGCTCGGCTCCTGGACACAGGAACACCGATTCATCAGCGCCCCCCCGCCCAACGACAGAAGATTACCGCACCATTGGCAGCCGGACTCCGACAACAAGCGGGCCATTCAAGGGTCCGGGCCGACAGGAAGCCGGCAGACACGGGAGCGCCACGtcagaaaaaggggaaaaggaaaGATGGAAAAAAGCAATGCGAACGCTCAGGGGGCGATGAGCCAGATGCAGGTACATTGAGAGATCTGGGTGCAGGTGCATCTGGATGAATCAGACTGGCACCCACGGGCGCTTTGTCACAAATATGTCACTCGTCGAGAGGACATCCTGGCTGACTTGTTTCTTCCCCTTGCAGAACAACGCATGAGTCACAATATGTGTGTTGTCCCGCGTCGGGGCTTTCCCTGCCATCTTTGATCTTAGCCGCCTCTCTTCCCACCGTGCGACGGGTCCCGTTGATGCCGTGAAGAATACCTTCGTTAAACAGCTCGATGAAGTCCAGCGCGTGTTTCAGGAGCACCCTCATGGCCTCGAAGACGTTGCTCCTCAGAACGCCCTGAGGCTGAGGCCCCACTTCCAGACCTGCAGTCAAACAATTAGAACACACatttatcttttcttcttctcgctgAATGTCAAAGCGGACATCTTTGGGGTTAGGTCTTTTCCGTTTGCCCCCCGGAGGGCCTCGGGGGCTTGAGAGAACTCACCGACGGGGTGCTTGGCGACAGAGCGCGAAGTGGAATATTTCAAAAGGGGATGTTCGTTCAGCAGAACGAGGCAGCTGGCTGGGGCGATGGCTTTCTGCGACACCgagccaaacaaacaaaaacaacaacggagCAAGTTCTCAGAGAATTACAATAGAAAGGCCGCTGACCACGCAGAGAgatttgtgattgttgtttccAGAAATTAACCCAAAGCTCGTGAACTTCAATCTACAGCAGACTGTTTGATCTCGCTGGTTTTGCCTGAGTCCACGCTTTTAGATTTGCGTTTCTTAAAAGTTatacaaattttaaaaagcatttcTCATGACCTCCGTTGATGACAGTCAGCGAGAGAGTGTTGTTTCtggcttctcttctcctccctggaGTCGCTCTTTGTTTTGAGAGCCGCTTACAGACTTAGTTCAATATGTGAAAGAACTGCCGAGCAAGCCAAATTAATGATCGTCACCAAAAGTTTGGAGTTTAAATAAGCTTAAGCAAACGTTATGTGGATTTACAGGGGTTGAAATATGTGCCGGCCTCTTCTTTTTGTGTATgaaactaaaataataaaagcgTCCTCTTAGGATGgtttgaacctttaaatgaAGAGACACTGGCGAAGCGGCCCTCTCCGGAGAGACCTCAGAGGAGAACGTTGacttattaacacacacacgatgacttGGAAGTTAGCGGTGCGCAGACACCAGACCACCTTCCCCCTTCAGAAGTTACTAAATGTTTTGTGCGACCTTTGGGGGCAAAGAAGGTCGTCACCTTGATGTAGTTCATCATCTGCAGGTTGAAGTGGTCTGTGGAGCTCTCCAGGATCAGAGTGCAGCCCATGTTGGACGTGGTGTTGTGGAGGTCAAACACCACGTCGTAGGCCTCCGGGCTCCCTTTGGGCCCGAATATCCTGTTGATCTCCTGGGCCCGCTGCACCTCATAGGGCAGGTCATCTCCTCCCGGGGcactggggggaggaggaggggggcagacagacacacaaaccatAAGAAAGATGCCAAC contains:
- the aspa gene encoding aspartoacylase yields the protein MSTSGGNSARVTEARRVAIFGGTHGNEMSGVTLVNLWMKNGAEIQRKRVETKPFITNPKAVEKCSRYVDTDLNRAFTPENLSAPGGDDLPYEVQRAQEINRIFGPKGSPEAYDVVFDLHNTTSNMGCTLILESSTDHFNLQMMNYIKKAIAPASCLVLLNEHPLLKYSTSRSVAKHPVGLEVGPQPQGVLRSNVFEAMRVLLKHALDFIELFNEGMEFPPCMVEVFRVLERVDYPRDANGNIIAMVHPNLQDCDWEPLNPGDPMFQTFDGKTIRYQGSGTVYPTFINEAAYYEKQQAFVTTGREALVASAIGKV